The nucleotide sequence cggtcttttggtcgcccgttgtcgcggacagggcgaccaaaagaccggcgaccaaaagaccggcgaccaatcgaccgtgtaccgtggaGATGACGTCCTCCGGGCGGGGGTGCTCGTTGATTGGCCGCCAACCCTCCCGCTTCCGACAGATTGCGCGGGGATGTCGCCCCCTGCCAATATGGCCGCCTTGGCGCCACGTTGGCGGGGGCGACACGTGGTATTTTCGCGCTCTGGCTGCAAATTGCCATGCATTTATCACCAGTAGACATCCAGTCTATCCGAAGTAGGAGGGTCGGCAGTCGTGCGCCAGCCAAAAGTTTACGCCGGGAGAGTaccaagagaaaaacaagtgcTTTGGTTTTGCCAAAAATGGTTTGGTTTTTCCCGGCCGGCTCCTCCTCTCCCTCCTTCCCTCTCATGGGTCATTGAatggcttcttcttcttgttcttcttcttcttctacacGCCCCGCCCTCTGtccttgccccgccccctttctGTGTGTGGCCAGGAAAAGCAGCTTCCCGCCTTGGGTTCAGCAGACCCCGGTGTGAGACGGCAAAGCGGCCCTCCACGCCTGCCTGGTCCTCGCTTGGCGGCGGAGCTCCGTGGCGACCGACCGGACGGACgcggggagggggagggggaccCAAAGCCGACCTTTTTGGGGGCGTCGGCCttaaaaagaaagagagagagagagagagagagagagagatgctcTGAAAGTTTATTTCCCTgcttgcatgcacacacacgccaaaacaaaacaaaacaaatacgaAAGGGCTTTCTACAACTTTGCCATCTTGCCGGACAAGATGGAGCGGTCCTCAGTGCCTTGCGTCCAGTCCCGCTGGGATGGACTGCCCACGGCCTTGTTTTCTCTTCTCAATATCAGAACCCAAAACCGGTGCTTTATACAGGAGGGAAAAAAGGGGGCCGTTGGAATTTGGGGCGTGTCCGCTTTGTTCGTCAGGTCTTGTCCCTTCATGTTCCCTTCTGCTTTATACTCTTGAGGGTCCTGGACCCTATGTGGGGGGGGGCAAACGGCTGGGTGGGGACGAATGGGTTGCCGGCCAATGGCGGGGCACAATGAGCCGACACCACCCAGCGCCCGTAGCTAGAGACGGTGTCGCGCGCAATTAGCCCAGCGTGCacggaaccggagtacccggggaaaagcCACGCCGACAGGAAGGGTTCCAAGCTGAGGTCGAACCCgccatctcagaactgtgaggcggatgtggTCACCACTCTTCCACCAGCCTTGTCGGGGCCCCCCGTCAAAAGCTATTTTCTCTATTTGAATCACTAATTTACCTGGAGGGCGGCGGTGCtagcaggttttcattccaagccatccagcacagacacggacggacacagACAGAAACTTGACTTGGTTGTGCTGAAACAACAAgtagcacctgacgccaatccgcTGTTTGCACTTGTGGGACACCAAATTTGGCgcaaaggtttcctctttagagatTGAAATGAAATCCCGCACCCACCGTGCTCGCTCATCTGtgcaatagtttgcccacccaccccttttaaatgaaggcctcgtcttatgggatgctaccaatgttccctctaagctgcgtgcgtgcgcaattgcgcactactctcgtcttctctgcgcacagcaaatcatatggagcgcacaaaataaaatcccattaaaaaaaaaaaaaaaatgttttagctgtgaggccaacgcgcgaaccactcattcgccgggccgcccattcatagatattaatcattacattttattattactaaatcatttatgtgtagtagacatgcccctgcttatggcaggtgtgatactgttgtgtgcccatagtgagcaatgatgatgtggctcacaccggtactccgtgtgctcagggaggttgtcattctgcccagacaaacaaaaaaattagagggaacattggatgcTACGTCTTTATATGTCCAACGCTTGAATTTGATCAAAGCGCtcttaaatgggtcaaaatgggCAAAAGTATGCGCTTTGATCGCACGTGTTTTAAATAGGTTCAAAAAAAGTATTGGACTGGTCTGGCTTCCAcagtctacaccaggggtgggcaaagcggtCGGTCCTGGAGGGCCAATGTGGGCGCACCTTTTATTTTCCAAGCCATCCAGCATAGACGGACCTAGACAAAGTTGACttaacgggggttgggccgccaTGACTGGGGGAGGTGGCATTTTGTTCCCagccatccagcacagacagacacagacccAGTTGACttgacgggggttgggccgaaacaagcagcacctgacgccaattcactgattgcacttgtacgacactagtattgtggaaagctttgcctCTTTAGAGAttgaaatgaaatcctgcacccacttgTGCactagtttgcccacccctcctAAATGAAGGCctcgtcttatgggatgctacgtctTTATATGTCCAACGCTTGAATTTTATCAAAGCGCTCAAAAATgggtcaaaaatgtcaaaagccTTTGATCACCCACATTtcaaataggtccaaaaaaaagtcttggactggACTGGAGTGGCTTCCACGGTCCACACCAGAGGTGGGCTAAGCGCTCCTTAAAGGCCCGGCAGCTTTTTATTTCAGCacagacacggacggacacttGACgccaacgggggttgggctgaaaccacaagcacctgacgccaatccactgattgcacttgtaacataccagagtcatacctgtcaacctctgccgataactgcccttataaatgattatgattcaatcccttacaaaccccccaaaaaccttacaaacaccgtacgactctgagtcgtacggtgtttgtaaggtttttgggggtttgtaaggggaatcataatcatttataagggcagttatcggcagaggttgacaggtatgcagagtTGCGGAGAGCTTTCTtctttggaatgaaaacctgcccAAACGATGGAATACTTTGCCCCGCCCCCATATGTATTGTTTGGAACGTTTAGTTTGTCCGGTGGTTGATTTGACCCCGCCCCCGTTGCCGTCTCTCTTCAGCTTGGCGGAGGAGCGCCCGGAAGCCAACTGGCTGTGGCGCCGCCAAATGTCCCGGGCGCTTTCCCGCGACGCCGTGGGCTGACGAAGGGAGCGCGCCGGCGTCCCGGTCCGCGCGCCGTGAGGACGTCGGCCGATCGCGGCGGGAATCGTGCCggctactctctctctctctctcttggggGACTTTTGGGGCGCTCCGTGGGCACGTTCGAGCATGACTACGCAGCGGAGGATGCCAGGAGAGGCACTGCAGGTGCATTGTGGGGATTGTATTTCCAAGGTGCTCCGCCTCTAGGAACCCCTCCCTTTGGGTGGGCGCTCCATTGGGATCGGGGGAGGTTCCCCTGCCCCCGCCCGGCCcccttctttattttttaagggcCTCGTCTTTGTGGAATTTGTCCCCGACGAGGTGTCCGTGGATTTTGGAGACCCGTCTGCCCGATTCCATTTGGATCAAGTTGCTGCTGCTAACACAGGGACCCAACAGTATAGCTCCGCCCCTTTTTTCCATTGAATTTGTCTACTAAATGCGAGTTTTTGGAAAGTCTGATACTTGAGGTAGGCCTGTCTGTCTACCACATTTTGTGTCCCTCAGTGAAAGTCATaaacagggttttttttctcttccttgTGATCATTGCAGCCCCCCCCTTTTCACAGAATTGGTCTCCAACATGGCTGCTAACAACCAATGGATAGCTTTATTGTCAGAAAAGCTTTCCTTTTCTCTAAAGTTTCAAACCCTATTTTCATGACATTTGTCCCCCAAACTTTTTGGTGCACACGATTAAGATGAAGAATCGACTACCTAACTGAGTGAAACTGGCCATCGGGGGCTCATTTTGGCTGGATTCTTTGTTCCCCAAAATGGCCGCTTCGGAGTGACGATCGCTCCTCCTTttttggcggccattttggccagGGCAGGCGGCGGTCGAAAAGCCATCCGGATGGGAAAGAGTCTACATTTTGCGCCCATTTTTGCTGAGCCTACAAACTGTGATTTGTGTGTCCCGGACGCCGTAGTTTCTAGGACATAAAAGGgcaagattttttgggggggggtcaaCGAGAGGCCTGGTTTGACTTTTAAAGCATTTGGCCtctcccgtccgtccgtccgtccgtccatcttcttcatctctctttttctctctcttgagAAATGTCATCCCGACATGGACTGAcatggacattttcatttttatttctacgTCCATTTCAAAGGTCTCGCCCTGTCCATCCGtcggtccgtccgtccgtccacgGCGCCCaagcgtctctctctctcgctctctctttctgtctggcTCCGCCCCAGATATtttgtagttaaaaaaatctatatttgttGGTTTCCAATTGTTTCAGGAATGtgtttattccatttttcaatggattgaatgtatttattttttcatttagttaTTACAATATTAACCGATGGATTTGAGGAATTTAACGAATGGACgccaatatattttcatttctatgcttttattcattttttcatgtatGGCATTATTTCTTGAAGgtctttttcattgtttttattgcaatatttatttaaaacaaatcccGCCGCTGGGGGACGagtcgtctcattttctgagctccCAGCACTACTtcaaactactactactactactacaatgtCTACTTTTGTTTGTTCTTGGAGTAATACGGCGGTGTGACATCTTCCAGACATTTCGATTTTTGAAGGACGGCTTCTTTTTCCCCGTTTGCGCTTTTCTTACCGTGACAATCCGAAGAGGCCCCGCGCCTCCCGGCCTTGCCCCCGCCCGCCCACCCGCCGCCATCCAATTTGCACACGGTCGCCACGGAGCTCCCGGTTTCCAAAGCAGAGGACGGCTATTTTCTAAACCTCAAGTGGGGACGTTTTGGGGACTCTTTTCAGATATTCCTGAGCCAGCGCCCATCACATGTACAGCTATacactacatatatatatgtaaaaaaaataatatatatatatatatatgctatgTATATGTTTGTTTGTAATACCGCGCAGAGTGTACAGTTATTTTTCTCCCCCCTCCGGCCGGCCCCCTTCATCTCCGTCGACTGACCGATCCCCGAAAAAAAGCACCCGTTTCGGTATCTTTTGGGAGCTTTTCTCCATCGTCGCCATCTTCCACTTGATTGATCGCGGGTTGTCGTTCAGAGATTTATATTTATTCCGACCGACCTGTCttgggttttttctttttcatttttgctgaggttttttgtttgtttgtttgtttgtttcggTTTGATTCACGCTAAGTGTGCCTCGACGACGGAGTGTCGGGACCACccggagaaagaaaaaagacgTGGCGTTCGTCCGTTGAAATCGGGGGAGTAGTTGTTTAAATCGCAAGAGTTACGGTGATATTAAGAAATGGAAGTCCTAAAACGATACAAGTTGAACACCCAATATATCCCaggaaaaataatgttaatattacaagattcaagttGTTGGATGCGGTGGTGCTAATTGAgctttttgtctttgttaaaatcACCTACTTTTGCGTGAACTACGTCTTGAATTTCGTAATGTCACGTCACGGGACGACTTTTTCGTAACGTTACGGGGCGAACGTCACAATATTTATTCTGTCTGGTAGGcccgtttttctttctttgtcggCGTGGCGCCGATGCTCGCTCTTAGCCTCTGTCTTTCTTCAATTATTTACGCGTTCCCGCCTTTTCCCTTCTGACAAGCCATATTGAGCCCGTCCCGTCTGTCCGACTAGCCCCGCCCCCGTACGGCCCTTaggtgtttttttgggggggtggtaCAGGACGACAATTTTTTGATGTATATTATTGGAAGAGTGCTGTTGAAGAGTGATGTACATGAATGTGGCTGTTCTGACAATTTCATTATTGCTgtcataacaataataacaataatatgagTAATATCAGTAATAATACTTGGCTTTTGTGGGTTGAGTTGACGATGACCGCGTTGTGATCCTCTGGGTTTTTTGCTTGGTTTTCCTTCCTTTTGAATACCATCAAAGATGACTATATTTTTGGGGCGGGTGAATCTGGAGCTAGAAATGAAATCAATTCATGAATAAATGATTCAGTTGTTTACAAGAGTGTGCTTTAGTCTCCAGTTTTTATTGAGTGGAATTTTTGGAAAAAGAGAACTATTCATTTCatagttatttatattttttaaatgtgttatttgtgtATTGGATTCCCGTCAATGTGGAAGGGCTTCCGGCGTAAAAGTCATCTATCATGCGGATGGACTGTGTCGTGGGTCAACGCGAAAGTCGGTCAATCCATTTCAACGGTCCACTGacacaagatggccgccggGCGATGACGGCCGTCCCGGTTGACCGGCAGGTAGCGCGCTTTTTGCATCTACTCCCGTCGACGTGTGTAATCGAAGAGAAGCAAGGGCAGAGAGGCTCCTCTCTTGCGTCCATTTGGCTTTTGCCGAAGCTATCCGGAAGGCCGACGACGTGGCCTGCACACGCCCGAGTCGAAGCAGAAGGTGAAGTAAAAATGGCGAAGAAAAAGCGCTCGCGAGCTCATTCCAATCGATTCGTGGTCGTCggcggatggacggacggatacGCCTCCGCCGCCTTTAGCTCGGCTAGCTTGCGCTTTGCTAAAGCGTTAGCCTTCGCCGCAAGCTAACCCGGGTCGGATGCAGACGCGCGAGAAAAgaacccccaccccccaaaagcGTATACTTTGTCAAGCTTCATTCTTGCTAACCTTGCGTAAgggttttaaaacatgtttttggaaaaaaaacgcgCGAGTCGAAAGAATAACCCTAGGTGCTTTCGATGTTAGCTACCTTCCTTTCCTTCGTCTTTACGTTACTGTTTTCGTTGGGGAGCCGCTTTTGTTGGGGTTTCAGACATATTTGGGAAGGAAGGGGGGTTTCTAGggcaaaaaaaaggttttgtcaAATTTGTAGGGCTCAAACGCGAGGCTCGGGGGCGACAATCGGACCCACCGCATCATCTATCCACATCAAATTTCCCTCTGAAGCGCGAGGAAAATTGGACATGGTTTCATATTCTTCCTAGTATCAACAATAACAAACATACCATatactgaagaaaaataaacggATGAGAGGatatctttttttatgaatgaaaaGGAATTTTAACGCAATATTTGGAGGCTGGATGTGAGTGAATGGGTTAGGAAATAAAAAAGCTAATCTTCTGACGTGTTTTATTCCTCCTAGAGCGGTGATGATGAACGAAATGGATGCAGAAGAAAACCCCAACCAGTCCCCGGCCGCCGGAGGTAATGTGAGGCCGCCGCCTCTCGACTAACGAGCCCCGCCCACTATGGGTGTGGCAATACGCTGAGCGACATGACCTTTCCCAAAGGGTTATCGATGTGCTCTCGTCAACAATCCATGTTGCCTCAAAAAGCGTGCTTGTTTAAAAcgctaaatgtccaattcactttgaCGGGATTGGGCGTTTAGATGGATCGGACGTCCGCCCACCcgtcaaatgttgttttgggGCTCGTGCCGGCGAACATTGTACGGGCCGGACGGCGCTGACGGAAAATGGCGCCCGACTCTGCGCAGGCGAGGAGAAGGAGACGGCGGCGGAGGCCACGCGGGCGACCCGGGCGCCCGCCAAGCGTCGGCACAAATGCTCGCTGTGCGAGCGCGACTTCTCGTGCCCGTCGCGGCTGTCGGACCACGTGGCGGCGCACTTTGGCGAGAAGCCGCACGCCTGCCCGCTGTGCGGCAAGCGCTTCAGCAAGAAGATCAACGTGAAGGTGCACCAGCGCGTGCACACGGGCGAGAAGCCCTACGCCTGCCAGGACTGCGACGCCCGCTACGCCCAGCTGGGCTGCCTGCGCCGCCACCGCTTGCGCCACGCCCCCAACCGCCAGCACGTCTGCGAGCAGTGCGGGCGTTCCTTCCTGCAGCGACGCTACCTGCTGCAGGTAAAGCTGTCTGTCCAGTCTTCTTAGATGAtttctatacagacgctcccccacttacgaacattcgagttacgaacaacggtacatacgaacatgtctgcaaattgcgtttatgtcgaaaaatgttcgtcagttcgattttgtattgcgtgcctttttccgagtagtgcttctttccgccgttgcacgggaatacaacttgaatggttcgaccgtcggtaccatttataaacataaagatggagcagcaggacccaaatattgaacgttgcacaaagtttgcaaatcaattgaatgatgccatacagtgcttccgcatcatttatgatgggaaaaaaaagaagaaaactgcaatcatcattagatagcttctttcggccactttctagtaaatctctctctctcgctaatatatgtatacagtactgtatgtattctccattttattaaatgtttttttcagtacaaaccaatgctggttacttaaacatacaaaatgcacttatataaaccttcaatatacttatataggccttaaacataaattataatacaaaatatagcactgaatcaacttacgaacaaattcaacttatgaacaatcgctcggaacgtaactcgttcgtaagtaggggagcgtctgtattgatttttgtgtatttttccccTCCTCGCCTCCTCCAGCACCAGCGCATCCACACGGGCGAGCGCCCCTACGCCTGCCCGCTGTGCCCCAAGCGCTTCGCCTCCACGGCGGGGCGCTCGGAGCACCAGCGCACGCACACGGGCGACGCCTACACCTGCCCGGTGTGCCGCAAGGCCTTCACCACGCCGTCGGCCTTCCGCGACCACGCCACGCTGCACACGGGCCGCAAGCCGCACCCGTGCTCCGTCTGCGGCAAGAGCTTCAACCGGCCGGGCCTGCTTCGAAAGCACCTGCAGAAACATCTGGACCGAGACGCCAACGCAGTGAGGCCCGTCCTTCTTATCGCCCCATTGGGCGGGGTTCAATGGCTCGCCGTCGCTGACGACGACGATGCCTTTGTGCGCGCAGGACGAGGAGCGGGACGGCGAGGAAGACGGGACGTCGTCGTCAGGTGAGCGCCGTCGTCTGTGAGCGGCGGGAGCTTTGGCTGGAAAAGAAAGCGAGCCAGAGCGGTTTTGCCGGCGGCGGCAGGCAAGAAGACGGCCAAGAGGAAGGTGCACGAGTGCGAGCGCTGCGGCCGCGTCTTCTCCAGGCCGTACAAGCTGAAGGAGCACCTGGAGGTGCACGCCGCCACGCGGCTCCACGGCTGTTCCATGTGCGGCAAGAGCTTCGCCAACGCCACCAACCTGAAGGCCCACCAGAAGATCCACACGGCGCAGCGCCCCCACCGCTGCCACGTTTGCGACAAGTGCTTCCTGCGCCCTTACGAGCTGCGGAAGCACGTCAAGACGCACGAGCGCCAGAGTCTGCTGGACCTGCCCGCCCCCAGCGTGAGTCGCCCGGGGTTTTATTTGGATTCGGTTTTCCTGTCCGGCTATTGACCAAACGCCGCCCGTACGTAGCCTGCTCGGGAGGAAGTCCCCGAAGAGAAGCACCTCCCCGGGGGTGATGCTGAGGGAGCCGAGCCGGCCGGCGAGGACGACGCCGTCAACGGCCTCATCAACTCTGACGGCGAAGAAGAGGACTGGGACCCCATCCTaataggtaccgtattttcacgactatttggcgcatcgtattttacgccgcagtgtcagtaacgagtgctatttctgtattttaaacacacaaagcacgcaccggtTTTTtcagacgcatatatattatatattatatatggatgaacatcgaaacgcaatagcgctggctaccggaagtagcctatttccgggttgcGGTGCGCactgactgctgggaaatatagttcttgcacgctacacccgcacgctaaaaacacgtttttaaaaaggcagcgGAAGCAAAACTaggttgggttgtactttatttaaccattttacaatgtatagtcacgtcatcatcacccacaaaaccatcaaagtcctcattttctgtgtccgaatgaaacaattgcccaaatgagtcttccaaaacgccgggtccagcggttgtagttctcaagcctccgggaatgacggcaagctccg is from Stigmatopora argus isolate UIUO_Sarg chromosome 4, RoL_Sarg_1.0, whole genome shotgun sequence and encodes:
- the LOC144072565 gene encoding uncharacterized protein LOC144072565; the encoded protein is MMNEMDAEENPNQSPAAGGEEKETAAEATRATRAPAKRRHKCSLCERDFSCPSRLSDHVAAHFGEKPHACPLCGKRFSKKINVKVHQRVHTGEKPYACQDCDARYAQLGCLRRHRLRHAPNRQHVCEQCGRSFLQRRYLLQHQRIHTGERPYACPLCPKRFASTAGRSEHQRTHTGDAYTCPVCRKAFTTPSAFRDHATLHTGRKPHPCSVCGKSFNRPGLLRKHLQKHLDRDANADEERDGEEDGTSSSGKKTAKRKVHECERCGRVFSRPYKLKEHLEVHAATRLHGCSMCGKSFANATNLKAHQKIHTAQRPHRCHVCDKCFLRPYELRKHVKTHERQSLLDLPAPSPAREEVPEEKHLPGGDAEGAEPAGEDDAVNGLINSDGEEEDWDPILIEADGAEAATTATAEGEPAATMPTTTPPPTTTAEEEKRGPHACPVCGRDCFKASALQKHLRIHSGERPFRCATCQKSFTQQVHLKEHRRIHTGEKPYTCPLCARTFTFSSALRRHVRLHGDERPFACEVCGKTFKQATSLKSHMLVHSDVRHHCPVCHKAFTRPLELSYHVNVHDASRPYFCRLCRKNLSGVRAFRKHLLRHQAWDAAKEREAAKEREAARPDPETALEPSAQPSADAETVPL